From the Shewanella amazonensis SB2B genome, one window contains:
- a CDS encoding CPBP family intramembrane glutamic endopeptidase has product MTSRLLRWAEFVCMFVLLPFIAFHYRHLLSNWLLPVLCLLALFCLYLILNDSRFKRFRLTNYANLKHLLWYSPTLFALGVLISVLALSAYAPEQIFVLPTRDFYSWCLLLALYPLFSVIPQELIFRTYLFHRFKGIMPSKTLRTWVSAAVFALAHIIYANWIAVVLAFIGGLMFAYTYASSRSTAACVLEHSLWGLWLFTLGAGQYLSLAPQ; this is encoded by the coding sequence ATGACAAGCCGATTACTGCGCTGGGCAGAGTTTGTCTGCATGTTTGTGCTTCTGCCATTCATCGCTTTTCACTATCGACACCTATTGAGCAACTGGTTGCTACCGGTGCTGTGTCTGCTGGCGCTCTTTTGCCTGTATTTGATCCTGAACGACAGTCGCTTCAAGCGTTTTCGCCTGACCAACTATGCCAATTTGAAACACCTGCTGTGGTACTCTCCGACGCTGTTTGCTCTTGGCGTATTGATATCCGTCCTGGCTCTGTCTGCTTATGCCCCGGAGCAGATTTTTGTACTGCCCACCCGCGATTTTTACAGCTGGTGTTTGCTGCTGGCCCTATATCCGCTTTTTTCAGTGATCCCACAAGAGCTGATATTTCGCACTTATTTATTTCATCGATTCAAAGGGATTATGCCAAGCAAGACGCTGAGGACCTGGGTCAGTGCGGCGGTATTCGCCCTGGCCCATATTATTTATGCGAACTGGATTGCCGTAGTACTGGCGTTTATTGGAGGGCTGATGTTTGCCTATACCTATGCCAGCTCCCGCTCCACCGCAGCCTGCGTGCTGGAACACAGCCTCTGGGGGCTGTGGCTTTTTACCCTGGGCGCTGGCCAGTATCTTAGCCTCGCCCCTCAGTGA
- a CDS encoding putative bifunctional diguanylate cyclase/phosphodiesterase: MHRAVTSAFRVSIIYAVFAGFWILFSDIAVEILLDSPQLRAIAQTYKGLAFVIITATLLLMLVLRSNRALEKANEMDSLTGLCSLSVFIRSLNNTIRKLKTNERLILGYLDIDDFKQINDNFGYERADAFLRDLANDITDAALPGSVVSRLHADQFASFVRLDTSVDMEAHVRGFQRLFAHRARQHGIDATCCIGVALFPADGTNAKDMMVSATEALNMAKKKKNAIQYHDKALSEKALQRRQLVMDLRQAISDEVLSLVYQPKYDLSTLTACGVEVLVRWHHPVKGYIAPDVFIPLAEEIGLTAAISKLVVDKAAAELGSAGLLDGSLAHVAVNVSADEFNNADEMYALTQFIKSKKALAPFVRIEITETATLTDMHKSVEIISNLQASGITFSIDDFGTGYTSLAMLKDLTVDEIKIDRSFVSGVEQDERSRTIVSAIVAMAQSFDIHIVAEGVENAAQLKILQDMGCQQAQGYYLGRPMALHDLVKHLNQDATEFSAAH; encoded by the coding sequence ATGCACAGAGCTGTCACTTCGGCCTTCCGGGTATCTATCATTTATGCGGTTTTTGCCGGGTTTTGGATCCTGTTTTCAGATATCGCCGTCGAAATACTGCTCGACAGTCCACAGCTTCGCGCTATAGCACAAACGTACAAGGGATTGGCCTTTGTCATCATCACGGCAACCCTGCTGCTGATGTTGGTGCTCAGGAGTAACAGGGCGCTGGAAAAAGCCAATGAAATGGACAGCCTCACCGGCCTTTGCAGTCTCAGCGTGTTTATTCGTTCCTTGAATAACACCATCCGCAAGCTTAAAACCAATGAACGCCTTATTCTGGGTTATCTGGACATCGACGATTTCAAGCAAATCAACGACAACTTTGGCTATGAGCGTGCCGATGCTTTCTTGCGTGATTTGGCCAACGACATCACTGATGCCGCCCTGCCAGGCTCTGTGGTTTCACGCTTACACGCAGATCAATTTGCCAGTTTTGTTCGCTTGGATACTTCGGTGGATATGGAAGCCCATGTACGGGGATTTCAACGTTTATTCGCCCACCGGGCCAGGCAACATGGGATTGATGCCACTTGTTGTATCGGTGTCGCCCTGTTTCCAGCCGATGGCACCAATGCCAAAGATATGATGGTATCGGCCACCGAAGCGCTGAATATGGCCAAAAAGAAGAAAAATGCCATCCAGTACCACGATAAGGCGCTCAGCGAAAAAGCCTTGCAACGCCGCCAGTTGGTTATGGATTTACGCCAAGCCATCAGTGACGAAGTCCTGTCGCTGGTATATCAGCCCAAATATGATCTGAGTACGCTCACTGCCTGTGGCGTTGAAGTGCTGGTGCGCTGGCATCACCCGGTGAAGGGGTATATTGCTCCCGATGTGTTTATTCCGCTTGCAGAGGAAATCGGCCTGACAGCCGCCATCTCCAAGCTGGTGGTCGACAAAGCGGCTGCGGAGCTTGGCAGTGCAGGTTTGCTGGACGGCAGTCTGGCGCATGTGGCCGTAAATGTGTCGGCGGACGAATTCAATAACGCCGACGAAATGTATGCATTGACCCAATTTATCAAGAGTAAAAAGGCCCTGGCACCCTTTGTGCGGATTGAAATTACTGAAACCGCCACCCTCACAGATATGCATAAGAGTGTGGAGATTATTTCCAACCTGCAGGCCAGTGGTATCACCTTTTCCATCGATGATTTCGGTACCGGTTACACCTCTTTGGCGATGCTAAAAGACCTGACTGTTGATGAGATTAAAATCGACCGCAGTTTTGTTTCAGGGGTGGAGCAGGACGAGCGATCACGCACCATTGTCAGCGCTATTGTTGCCATGGCCCAGAGTTTTGATATTCATATCGTGGCGGAAGGGGTCGAAAATGCCGCGCAGCTGAAAATTTTGCAGGATATGGGATGTCAGCAGGCTCAGGGTTATTATCTGGGACGCCCCATGGCATTGCATGATTTGGTGAAGCATCTGAATCAAGACGCCACCGAGTTCAGCGCAGCTCACTGA